AGTAGACGGCGGTGCAGcagttgtggttgttgttgttgtactagTAGTAGGTAACGGTTCAACAGTTGTGGACGTTGTATTAGTTTTCGGCGTGATAGTTGTCTCGGGTGCAATTGTTTCTTTTGCGTTATCATTCGCCACGGGGAGATCAGCATTCTTCAGGCTAAAAGACTGCGATTGCGAAAAGACTGCAACAAAAGAgagtatacaaataaatatttgaactttttATCTATGTCAATAATTGCTTGACTTTGTGTTTTAGTAAATGGGCTTAAACCAAACAATCTGGTTATTTATCTGGTTGTTACACTCAGTCTTTATATACactaatatatgtataagtaaGTATACATTTCACACTAAAatcaaaacgcaaaaaaaccTAAGCTTACACGAGTTTCTATTGCCCGTGCCATatgtacaaatttaatataattatcgTGTTccaatgaaatatatttttccgCTTTGTATCTATCGCTCTTCCCCTCCCCATTCCCTTCTCTGGCTATCGAGAATCCGAGTCGCCGTTGTCGATGGGTCCGCGGTTGAGTCATTACGtactgtaaatatttgcacattcGACAACTGATAACCAAATAACCACAAAGCGCTGAACAATGAACATGGGTGAAAGAGCGTGGGGAGAGGGCAATAATTGACGCATATTAAAGAGGAAAATCGGTCATTAAGATAACGAAGAAAAGGCTTCAAAGTAGACTTGAGATGCAGATGCAAAAGTGAAGAAGCTGCATAAATCACATGATTCATTAAAGCGACAAACAACCAAATGAAACATTCATTCACTTTTTGCACTCGGACTCGGACTATTTTTGTGCGATAAGAAACAATTGCGATCTGAAATACGCCCCACAGTCAAAAAATACTCTTCTTTCAATGGAATGCAgtctgtttgttttgttgtgctttcAGTTTGTTGATcagaatataatttttgttgtaccTTTATAgtaaaagttttgcaacgCAGTCATTTTTGATTATGACTCAACGCTGCTTAATTATATGCTAAGCTTTTGTGGTTGCCAGAGCTTGTGTATTATTCTCGTTTCTGGACTCTGCACCTATCATCGGacactgtctctctctctctttttcccAGAAACACATACAGACAATAGTTTGCGGTTTAACTAAAACACGCCTCTCTCCACCCTCCGTTCTAGTTCAATGCTACTGCAACACGGCCCAGAGAGATGACCTTTAAATGCAAGTTTAgcagcaaataacaaataaccaGACAGACTTACAGACTGCGAACAGGGAAAGAAACTgacaactactacaacaacaatttccagGCGTCGCAAAGAATTTTCTGGGAAAATGCAGAAGGCTAATAAGATTTATTTGGCGTTTGCATGCAAGAGTAGTGTGTGAAACAAGCGTCTAATTAAAGTTAGTGCACAGTAAGTGCTGCCAATCTAAATGATTTGCAGTGCAAGTGCTGCCAATCTTGATGAATGTAACAGGCGTTGCAATTTGAATGTTTAGTCATGTACGATAATTAAAGAGATTTGTGTAATGACGCATTGATTTAACTGACTGACTTCAGTAGGTCAATTTTATAGTGTTTCGGTTGTagagcaataaaaattattcataCGTTTGACAgatttatatatgaatataatgGGATAAAAATACATAGTGAAGTGTAACGAATCTTATCAGCAGTATTGTGATTTTCCACAgcaaaacaactacaaattaaCTCTAATATATAACGATTACATATTAAGAAATGCACCACAAATTGGCGTCTTTGTTTGTAGAAAGAtcgcaaatatttacaaatcaataatttttcCTTAAGCAATCTATATATGCAGCTTTGGGAATTAAGTGGAAAACTGATCTGATCTGAAAAGGCTACATTTTCGATATATAACTGGTTTTCAGCAgacttaaaacaaaataacaactaaaaatttaatacttcTTTGTTTTGGgggatttttaattaaatcagcGGGGAATTATAAAATAAGCACTTGGGTAACATATaggagaaagaaaaacaagtgtGAGAGGAAATTACTctcgaaatgcaaataaattggaatAAAGCGTTGttgttaagcaaataaatttattgtagttAATGCCGAAGCACAAACGAGCGAAAATAACGCAAAGAATAAAGTGAAGAGAGCAAGAAGGCAAGTGAGAAATTGAATATGCCTGCATGTAATAGTAAGAGTAGaaatattcatatgtatttgttatgCAGCTGAAAGGGGACAGAGGCGTATGCGGGATGCTGCCGGCAgaacaaacaagcaacaagagACCCAGAGGCGGATAcgaagaaaatcaaattactTTATCTGTCACTGCTCTATGCAGGTagaacaataaaaacatttgttgGTTAGATATGTAAGTACATAatcaacatacatatgtacataagtgcGTATCAGAACGCATTCTTATGTATGCATCCACGAAGAGTGAGGGAGGCAGAGTTACAGCCGCAGTGGGCTGACTGCAATTTGCTTTGTCTTTGCTGCTGGAACGGTACTAAGCCACCAtcttgttattagattttacGTTTGCGCCGTGTCCTACAGCACTTAAGCAACCGCAAAGTGTCACAATAAAACCACATAAATGTCAACGCACCGCAGAAAATGGTGAAATATCTTTATACCCGTACATATGCataagtgcaaaatatattaattattttatatatgtgatttagttgtttttttaacAGCCCTTGCAGataaaaaccacaacaacaatccaTTGAACGGGTTACGTGTGTGCGAGCGAGAGGCCAATATGggaagaataaaaaaaaaaaaattaaattgcgatgagcaagcaaaagtaaattgaaCAAAGGCTGTCCGCAACTTTTGCAATCGTCATACGAGTAGTGGACGAGGGGGAAACACACTGCAGTCGAGTAGTTAAAGTTTACTCACCAGAGCTGCTCAATAGGAGCAATGCAGTGCAGAATAGGATTTTATGTCTAAACATCTTGAATTTGACAATTATCTAGCTTTCGGTTCGTGCACAGCGTATtcgtattatattaattaatgatagtttaacaaaaatttaactCTTTTTAGCTGCTGTGCGACGGATATATCAgacgtatttttttttctgctgtgaGCAGTCCACTTTTTTTATTGCGCACaacgaaaaatgaaatgacattaaataaaactagtGTTGGGTTGTTCGTCAGCTGTGAGAAACAGTGTGACCATGTGCTGAAATTCACAATATACTTTTCACtccaaaatatacttatttcTAACTTGGTCACATTCCGTTGGTGATGGGGCAATTTCGCAAAATCGATTAAACTTGGCGCGAGTTTTGAACGTGCTACGCATAAGGTATAAGGGAATTTTTAGCGATTTGACCGATGTAGCCGAGAttaagatataattttttttcgacagcacttgtttgTATGATTGcaggcagatcaagtttgtttcaaattttaaatcgaCAAACATCGAATAACATGCGTAATATTGAAGCTAGATAGTACtatagtattagtattagtactatatagaatttaagattcctgaaaatttgtttgcgatcagatacaaattttcgaagttatttaagaaatacttttgtatgggcaataACGCTTTCTTACTAGGGGCTTTGGTTGACAGTTTggtttataattatattaaaatttgcgGTTTTTACTTATTCCAACTTGATGTGAAACTTGTAAAGCCAGACCCATAAAAAATCAAGTGTCGATagcattcgaaatatatatgttgaatatatacaattttttacgCTGAAAGATaaaatgcatatgtatattaagaaataataacttCAGGTTTTTTGAATAATAGatttctcttgttttttttattcactcagccatattaaattaatttgtattttatacatagatatattcatataaaaataattcttcaTCATTGATCAGctaagtattaaatatactcATATAATAGATTTTACGCTACTAAACAACACCCTAACCTAAAACAAAGTATTgcatatatgaaaaatatatgcatacacatatcTCTAATATGcaattgtatataatatatgtatatgtctgtatattaaaatatagataACCAACAAACTGACTGTACGTActacgtacatatatatagtacttatAGCATAATATTTTGAGCAAATCATCTGactttacatacatatcttTTCACTTCGTTTCTGTTCACTTACTTcacttcaatttaattcaaatcaaatcatttcACTTCGCataatcaaatacaaaaatagatTGCAATTGTGTGTTTACATATTAAGCAACAATTTCCAAAATACCTACTTAAGATCTAGTAAAAAGGTATCAAAAAGTTCAAGGCAATAACAATTAAGTAAGCTTTGTATTTAGGCACTTAGCAGTTAGCAAGAGGGGCTCTGATTATCATTGGAGGGAAAACCGGGCTTGGGAGACAGTAAGCGAGTTAATGAAGGGGGAGAGGGGACTGGAGGTGGAGTAGTTTTACGGTAGCTAAGCTTATTGCACCAGTTAATAGCCCGTTTCGGGCTCCTGTTTGAGTGTCATGCGACATGGCTCTGCAAATTATGAGAAGAAAGCGGGGATTAGTTTAAGTGGCAATCGATCGATAAGGTCAGAATTATTTACCCATTTTATAGCTGGGGGTCAGCAGCTCTGTGGGACGTATCTTGAGCGGCGTGCGGCGCAACATTTCATCAGCGCTGCTTCCCTCACTGCGATTGTATTCGTTGAGCGTGATATCCGCAGGATTGCGCATGCCCAGACTAGCGGTGCCATCCACCGGTGAAGTGGGCATTCTTTGGTAGGGATGCACACGCTGGGGACTGTGCATGAGTTGGCTCTTGTGCTGCTGGATATTGCCATATTGTTGCCGTGCTACCACTGCGTCCATGTAAACGCTCTCCTGTGACTTGGGACTGCAGGCAGCACTGCTCAGTGGTGGCGTCACTGCAGCTGTCGGGGGCAGACCTGGGGTGATCGTGGTGGAGGTGGACGTGTTGCTACTGGCATAGGCACGGAATGTGTCCTCCGCATTGTTCGCCTCGATGAGCGCCTGAATGTGCTGCACATCCAGATCAAGGCCATGTGAACCGCTGGTTGCCGTTGCCAAGGTTTCGAGCGTGGAGCTCACCTGGCCACCATCTAAGTTGCCGGTATGCGTGGGACTCTGATAATCATTTGGCTGATTGGGGGGCGACAGTGGACAGTTGTCCGCCAGTTCACCTGATTTAAACAGACGCATATTACTATAAATCGCAAGAGTATGCGAGGCAATCTAACGCTTACCACCCAGTAACATCTCCTGCAGCAGAGAATCGATGTGTGCGACACCAAAGATTTTGGCGAATTGGATTTGTTCGATCATCTGCCAGGTGATCGATTGAAGCACCGGCAAAATTAGGAGGATCTCGCCAAAGCGACCGCGTGACTCGTACTGTCGATCCGAAATGTAATCCTCTAAATTATTGAGTATCTGATGGCGCAGCGATTTGATACGATGTGGCTCGTTGAGACCCTTAGCATCTACAGTAAGTAGTAAAAGAGCCAGAAACCAATTAGTATAAATTGACTCACAGAAATCTCTTTTAATACTTACTGGGATCAAAGAAGACCAGCGCCTTAATGCAGGCGAATTCTGTGTCATCGATGCCGACATCCTTCATCACAACTACCAGTTCATCAATGATGCGAGCACCAATCCGCGAAATGTCTAAATTGGGTGAGACATGTGGATCTGTTGAGgattaaaacataattatacTTTAAATCACTAAAAATTAAAGTGGTTATTTACCTGGACAGTGTCTGGTGATGACACAGTTGTTGCTAAGTAGCAGTACATCTTTTAGATGCATCGAACGACGTGATAGACCCAACAGTAGATGCTCTCCGGCATGGGCCCGAAGAAGAGCTACCTGATCATCCAGTTGCAGTTCATTGAAGGCCGGTATCTGTTTGGCCCATTCGACGAGGGTGAGAAGCTGTTGTTTCATTGACTCGCAGACGTCGTTGATACTGGCAAACTGTTTGTTGGAGAGATCCTCATTGATGTTCGGTTCCATCGCAGCGCCAGCTTTCGACTGTCGCGACTCGTTCTCTGCCTTAACCAGAGAGACGACTGAGAGTCCATTGCCTGGATCGGGATCATCGTTGGAGGTACGACGGCAGCTGATGCGATCACGTTCATTCTGCACCGCCTCCTTCTTCATGCCCGCCTTGAAGCATTTGCGCAGACGACAGTACCGACATTGATTGCGCTTATCCTTGTCACAACACAGTTTCGCGAGAATCTACAAGAGAGATGAGTCTATTTTAAAGAGGGGGCTAAAAGAAGCGCTGTTAAAACACTCACCTGCAGGTATACTGATGATTTTTGCGCACACTGCGTCTGAAGAAACCTTTGCATCCATCACAGCTTGAGGCTCCATAGTGTTTACCTGTTGCGCGATCTCCGCAAATGGCGCAAACAGTtggtgattgttgttgctgctgctgttgttgttgttgctgctgttgctgttggttatTGCTGCCATTTCCGCTATTATTGTTTGGTGAGTacatattgttattattattattgttgttgctactgctgcttggattgctgttgccattgcagAGCGTAAAATTCTCGCTGctctggttgctgctgttgctgagtCCCAAGCCGACGCCATTTGGACTCAGCGCGTGTCCAATGGGAGATCCTGCAGGATGCCCCACGGGTAACGCTTCCGCATGCATAATATGACTTTCAGCCGATTctgcataaataaaagaaaattgattattatttaatatttgactgtaagtaaattatataaaaaatgtggctgtttaattaattaataaagtgGTATTTATTGCAATGTTTTATTCTAACATCCAGACgagaattaattattttcagtACGCATTTCTTATGAGCTGTCAAagcttttcagttttcagtttgaaAGCACTGCTTTACAGTTTGAGCAGCTCGTTAATTGTGTTCACAGTTGACTTGAGTCTCACTTTCTTCTCCACAACAgccccaaaatgaaaaatctcaGCTGTTTGGCAAGCttttttgcagctgcaatGCTTGCGAAATCacaattataatgaaattaattttaggcaactaattttaataagcaaaaaaaagaaaaaactaaaaacatgaaaacgcgcagtaaacaacaaaaatcaacacacacacacacacatcacttGAAGCTGAATTGCTGGCGCTGCTGTCCCGACGTCTACGTTGTCGTTGACGTCGCCTGACCGTAGCCTCCCCATCATTAACACGCCCACCACCTCCGTCGGcgcctttgctgctgctgctgctgccacgcaACAGAATGCTGCCAACATCGCGACTAGTAGGAATTTTAACTCTACCGGACTTGCGCACCATTTTAGTGCAactgattaatgaaaacacgAAGCGAcggcaacacaaaaatttttCACTGAGCGATCGAGCTGGCAGCCCGTGCACACGCCAAGCCtatgctactgctgctgctgttcgttgCTGTCAGCGTCGCTGTCCCATATCCATATCGTATGTTGTCTCTGCTTTGAGTCTACTGCGTCTCTGCTCATGTGTGTCATAGTGTGCGTTAATCGACGCTTAAATCAATTCACTGTGTTTGCATATATACACATCTTTTTGTTGGTGTATGTTGCTTGTGCTCTCTCTGTGCCTCTCAGAGAGGCCAAAACCAGACTTGGAGCAGAGTTAAGTGCATACTCGCATATTCGTACACGTAATTTTAAACAAGCAACtcaagcgagagagagacagtcaCACGCACATGCGCAAGCAGGCACACCGTGGCAGAAATTTATTTGGAGACGAACGCTGGCAGAGAAACAAATGAGAAGGCAGACACacgtaaacaaataaataaataaaaagccgGCTTTAAATTGAGCAgccatgtgtgagtgtgtgtatgtgtatgtatgtgaagGCGAGAGATAGACCCAGAGAAACAGAACCAGAAATACACAAAGAAAAGCTGCTATAATAaacacggcaacaacaataataaaaaatagccgagtattattttaatatatgcaaGACACTTAAGACAGTGGaaaaatattagtaaaaatcttgaaaattatgaatattgaaaaaattattgaaagaatataaattattgtaattgctaaatactgaaattatgGAGTTCATAAatcaatagaaaatatttgcaaatattttaatcgaGCAAGAGATTAGTAAACTTGAGTCgcataataaattacaaaaatatcacTTGTCGTAAAACTAATCTGAAATAAGACGTCAAATGGAACTAATTGTTAAATACAgaaacttgtttattttatgtccAATTTAcgttgaaaaataatttttatcagTGATTCACTTAATAATATAGCCCCAGCCTTTATTTGCGTATTTAATTAGCACTAATACATctattataaatttggtaaTTACCGAGCAGACACTTTAACACATTAGTTAAACAAATTCACGCGCAAAGACACCTTTAATTAACACCCCGATCACACCCAACTAGGGCCACCCACAATTTATGGGCAGCACTAATATTAAGGATCAAAAATGTTGGACGACCGCCACGAatattttcgttgttgtgtgtgcggctTTTGGGcgtcaaaacaatttttggggattttgtgcttttatttaaccg
This window of the Drosophila albomicans strain 15112-1751.03 chromosome 2L, ASM965048v2, whole genome shotgun sequence genome carries:
- the LOC117563340 gene encoding LOW QUALITY PROTEIN: transcription factor HNF-4 homolog (The sequence of the model RefSeq protein was modified relative to this genomic sequence to represent the inferred CDS: inserted 1 base in 1 codon); translation: MVRKSGRVKIPTSRDVGSILLRGSSSSSKGADGGGGRVNDGEATVRRRQRQRRRRDSSASNSASSDESAESHIMHAEALPVGHPAGSPIGHALSPNGVGLGLSNSSNQSSENFTLCNGNSNPSSSSNNNNNNNNMYSPNNNSGNGSNNQQQQQQQQQQQQQQQSPTVCAICGDRATGKHYGASSCDGCKGFFRRSVRKNHQYTCRFSRNCVXDKDKRNQCRYCRLRKCFKAGMKKEAVQNERDRISCRRTSNDDPDPGNGLSVVSLVKAENESRQSKAGAAMEPNINEDLSNKQFASINDVCESMKQQLLTLVEWAKQIPAFNELQLDDQVALLRAHAGEHLLLGLSRRSMHLKDVLLLSNNCVITRHCPDPHVSPNLDISRIGARIIDELVVVMKDVGIDDTEFACIKALVFFDPNAKGLNEPHRIKSLRHQILNNLEDYISDRQYESRGRFGEILLILPVLQSITWQMIEQIQFAKIFGVAHIDSLLQEMLLGGELADNCPLSPPNQPNDYQSPTHTGNLDGGQVSSTLETLATATSGSHGLDLDVQHIQALIEANNAEDTFRAYASSNTSTSTTITPGLPPTAAVTPPLSSAACSPKSQESVYMDAVVARQQYGNIQQHKSQLMHSPQRVHPYQRMPTSPVDGTASLGMRNPADITLNEYNRSEGSSADEMLRRTPLKIRPTELLTPSYKMEPCRMTLKQEPETGY